The Podarcis raffonei isolate rPodRaf1 chromosome 18, rPodRaf1.pri, whole genome shotgun sequence genome includes the window TGAGGTGCAGGCAAAGGCTGGGTTCAGCTGGCGCTTGGTTCAAGGATCGAGGGAGGAGAGGGGTACCTTCCAGCGTCTCCAAGCTCACGACGTGGCTGGCGATGGGCGGGGTCTCCAGAAGGCTCCCGGCTTCTCCAAGAGCTGCAGGAGCGTCAcctggaggaggggaaggaggagacGCTCTTGGGAGACCGGCAGGCGCACCTGAGGCACCTGGGCCAGGCCTAGAAGGGCGTCGGAGCTTTGCACGGATCTCGCCCAGCCTCAGCCGGGAGCAGCTTACCTTGCAGCCAGCAATAGGCCAGAGAGGAGCGGCCTGTCTGTACGGCAGCATCCTTCATGAGGATCCTCACTGGCAGGCAGGTGGTCCTGGCGCCCCCTGGAGGGCAGGTGAGAGAGGACGAGGCAGGATGCTCAGAAGGCGCCCCGGCACCTGAGGGGTCCCTGGAGGAGGGTTGCTCCCTGGATGCTGCCAAGGACTCAAAGTCCTCCGAATACTCTGCGCTGGTGggattctcttcttcctcctcctcgtcttcctcCTCGGGATGGGAGCTCCCAGCAGAAGTGCTGTTTAGCCGCTCGGAAATCTCAGTGTCTCCTGGATCATCGTCTTcctccgtctcctcctcctcctcctcctcctcctcctcctcctcctcctcctcctccagggaaGCAGCTACTCTCCTGGGGGGGCTCTGGGCTTTGAAGGGGCTTTGGCTGACGGCAGCAAAGGGGGAGGCTCCCAGCTCCTCCTTTGACTCCATAGGCATCGCAGGTGCCTAGAAAGGACGTCTTTCTGTGAGTATAATGTGAGACACGGAGGTGACGAGGGTCTCTGAAgcacagcaccccccccccaaaccgccAACCTTGGAATGGCAAACTCCATGCTAGCAACTCGAGCCACAACCCACCCCTCTGCTCCACGCTCATCTCCAAGCTAGTCTATTGCAGCTCCAGCAAATGAGTTTTCCCTGAAAAGGAAGAGGAGCTCAGTTCCATCAGGGCTGACTTCTGCTCCCCCGggcaagtttttttttgggggggcgcctCTATTTGCCTTTGCATAGGAGGAAAATGGGCATGTTTGGCTCTTTTAGTCTTTTCTGAAAGGTTACGTTGTCTTTACATTTTTCTAAGTTGCATTTTTTCTTTCGTAATTTGGGTGTTGGTTTTTTGAGCCCCCTCGCGGTGGACCTCTTTTGGCCAGAAGCTggcagaggggggaaaaacctggcaataataataataataataataataataataataataataatagttattaagGCTCTTGGTTGTAGTTTCCTCGCAATGCTCACACCACCAGAAATGAACAAACGTGGCAAACGTTTGGCTCCTGCTGAGGACGGGGTGAAATAacaacaatattaataataatttatgactTATACTACGCCCATCTGGCCGGAactccccagccgctctgggcggctcccaacataattaaaagcacaataaaacatcagacattgaaaacttccctaaactcaCCTCTCCTGACACTTCGGTCTGGCTGGCTGCAGCAGGGGCCAAGTCGTCCAGGCTCAACACGTTCACTCTGAAATCTGCAGCAAGGAACGAGACGGACGTTCAGCGGCAGGGAGAGAGTCTCTCTCCACCTCCCAGGGTCCAGGGGCTGCCCCCCTTTTTCCTGCAATTCCCCACAGGAAGTGTATGACCTCGGAGGCTGCTCTTCTCACCTCAGCAGCTTCCATAGCCCAGCTGAAGGTTCGTTTGCCAGCCAAGGAGTGCCCAGGCCAGGGCAAGGACCCAGGTCACCTCATTCTCACCCTCGACCAGCCCCCCTCGAGCGGATTCTGCCCACAGAGCTCCCTCTACTTGCTTCCTGCTCCCTTTCAACTTGGCTCTCCCTTTGTCAGAGACACGCATTCCTCTCCTGGCGCATCTGTCACACAGGTCCCCTCAGAGGTGactcaccgctgctgctgctggagtcgTCGTCGCTGGGCCCGCCGCCCGCCGCTAAGAAGAGCTCGTCGAGGGACCGCACCACGCTTCGCTCAGAGAGAGACGCCTCCCTCGGGGGCACGGAGCTCGCGTCGGGGGAAGAGGAGCCTGCGGGGGTCGAGGAACGAAGTGCTCCCCTGCTCAGCCGTGCCGGGGGGTGCTTGCCGGGTGGCGAAGGACTCCTGGGCGTGGGCCTCTTCAGGAAAGTTTTCCCGGGCAAAGGAGACCTCGGGCGGGAAGaaggtggggttgggggggaccGGATCCATTTcttaagaaagaatgggggagGGAAAGGGTACGTCACTGCGGCTCTGAGCATTCCCAAACaatcactaccaccaccaccacctcctgcaGCTGAATGGAACCCACCACAGATGCTGTCCTTTGCAGAGGCCAAGTTGGCCTCTGGTCTTCTTGCCATCAGCCCCAATCTGAGCAAGAGCAGGATCTGCTCTTCTCATCTGAGTTGGGATCTGGAGACGCCAACAGCTGAGGGGCCACTGTCTCGCGGGCCAGAGCAGAGGGCCAAGCGGCAAGTTGCTGAGTGCCCACCACCCTGCCTTTTCCACAAACACTTTTTCagacagaagcactgttgggGAAGTGTTGGGGTTCAaagcccaataataataataataataataataataataataataataatttattatttgtaccccgcccatctggctgggtttccccagccactctgggcggcttccatagaaaccaaaaatacactaaaatatcacacattaaaaacttccctgaacagggctgccttaagatgtcttctgaatgtcaggtagttgtttatcactttgacatctggtgggagggcgttccacagggcgggcgccactaccaagaaggccctctgcctggttccctgtagctttgcttctcgcaatgagggaaccaccagaaggccttcggcgctggacctcagcgtccgggcagaacgatgggggtggagacgctccttcaggtatactggaccgagaccgtttagggctttcaaggtcaacaccagcactttgaattgtgctcggaaacatcctgggagccaatgtaggtctttcaagaccagtgttatgtggtctcggcagccgcccccagtcaccagtctagctgccgcccaACACACTGTGGGCTCAGCCTGGACGGCCAATAAAACCCAGACTGCCATTGTCAGTAAAACAGGACCTTACAGCAGTGCTGTGAAGCCTAGGCATGCCCCCCAAATTACCTTCCTGGCCAGCAGGTCCTCCTGCTCCCCTAATTCCTTGGGAGGGGCCTGCCTGCGTCCCTCTGTGCCACCCTGGCTGCTGCCACGGATGGGGGCCGCGGTCTCCTTCAGCCCTGTGGCTTTTCCCAGGCCCCCTTGTCCTCCCGGCCTTGGCTCAGGGCTGCGGCTGAAGTCGCTCAGGGAAATCTCCTCGTCCGTCGTGGGCGCTTGGCCGACGTCCCGCCTGGCCTTCCGGCTGTGGAACTTGCTCTCAATCTGCGCCAGCTTCCTGAGGACGGCGCTTGACCTCTCCCCTCTGGAGGCAGCGGCAAAGCCCGTCCTTGTGGCAGGACTGGGCCTTGCCTGCTGGGTGTCCAGGGCCACCTCCTGCGGTTTCTGCTTGACAAACCGGCGGCGGGGTCCAGTCTGCGGCGGTGTTGGGGTCTCTGCCAAGCTGGCCCCCTCCAGCTCCCTCCTTCCCAGGTCAGAGAGGTCGCTCAGGTCACTGGCCATGTGGACGGCAGACAGGCCAGGGCTTTTGCTGGGCTCCAAGGCTGCCAATCTGTTCCTGGGAGCCCCGTCCAGCTCCTCCTGCAGGGAGAAGGACGGAGGGTTAAGAGGTGTCATATTAGGAAGATGGTTGGGGGGACGACAGGAGAGCCagggtggcatagtggttagcgtcaaactaggacctgggacaaGAGggtttcaaattcccacttggccacgATGCTCAATGGGTGACCTTTGGGGCCAGACACTGGCTCtcaggtgtagtggttaagagcggtggactcgtaatctggggaagcaGGTTcgggtctctgctcctccacatgcagctggtgggtgaccttgggccagtcatacttctctgaagtctctcagccccactcccctcacagagtgtttgttgtgggggaggaagggaaaggagaatgtgagccactttgagactccttagggtagtgataaagcgggatatcaaatccaaactcttctcagcCTAATCAAGCTCTTTTTTCCTCTTTAGGCtgggttataaatgcaataaataaaaagtgaGTAAGAGGGTTCACCTGGGTAAGTctgccacctgtcctgtataatacaaGACTGCCCCATATTTCATCCTGTTTTGATATAGTTTGGTCCTGTATttcaggtttctctctctctgcca containing:
- the C18H19orf44 gene encoding uncharacterized protein C19orf44 homolog isoform X1 translates to MAVRRAEGRSAALARAQAQLTGRRLTGREELDGAPRNRLAALEPSKSPGLSAVHMASDLSDLSDLGRRELEGASLAETPTPPQTGPRRRFVKQKPQEVALDTQQARPSPATRTGFAAASRGERSSAVLRKLAQIESKFHSRKARRDVGQAPTTDEEISLSDFSRSPEPRPGGQGGLGKATGLKETAAPIRGSSQGGTEGRRQAPPKELGEQEDLLARKKWIRSPPTPPSSRPRSPLPGKTFLKRPTPRSPSPPGKHPPARLSRGALRSSTPAGSSSPDASSVPPREASLSERSVVRSLDELFLAAGGGPSDDDSSSSSDFRVNVLSLDDLAPAAASQTEVSGEAPAMPMESKEELGASPFAAVSQSPFKAQSPPRRVAASLEEEEEEEEEEEEEEEETEEDDDPGDTEISERLNSTSAGSSHPEEEDEEEEEENPTSAEYSEDFESLAASREQPSSRDPSGAGAPSEHPASSSLTCPPGGARTTCLPVRILMKDAAVQTGRSSLAYCWLQGDAPAALGEAGSLLETPPIASHVVSLETLEALTTYSPAVFALNELLKQNVLLIRQFADAARQLHASWVASLEEQRGFHYHTLEEAKEYIERHKPPPLTVEQAVRELERQGQAAF
- the C18H19orf44 gene encoding uncharacterized protein C19orf44 homolog isoform X4, whose amino-acid sequence is MASDLSDLSDLGRRELEGASLAETPTPPQTGPRRRFVKQKPQEVALDTQQARPSPATRTGFAAASRGERSSAVLRKLAQIESKFHSRKARRDVGQAPTTDEEISLSDFSRSPEPRPGGQGGLGKATGLKETAAPIRGSSQGGTEGRRQAPPKELGEQEDLLARKKWIRSPPTPPSSRPRSPLPGKTFLKRPTPRSPSPPGKHPPARLSRGALRSSTPAGSSSPDASSVPPREASLSERSVVRSLDELFLAAGGGPSDDDSSSSSDFRVNVLSLDDLAPAAASQTEVSGEAPAMPMESKEELGASPFAAVSQSPFKAQSPPRRVAASLEEEEEEEEEEEEEEEETEEDDDPGDTEISERLNSTSAGSSHPEEEDEEEEEENPTSAEYSEDFESLAASREQPSSRDPSGAGAPSEHPASSSLTCPPGGARTTCLPVRILMKDAAVQTGRSSLAYCWLQGDAPAALGEAGSLLETPPIASHVVSLETLEALTTYSPAVFALNELLKQNVLLIRQFADAARQLHASWVASLEEQRGFHYHTLEEAKEYIERHKPPPLTVEQAVRELERQGQAAF
- the C18H19orf44 gene encoding uncharacterized protein C19orf44 homolog isoform X3, translating into MAVRRAEGRSAALARAQAQLTGRRLTGREELDGAPRNRLAALEPSKSPGLSAVHMASDLSDLSDLGRRELEGASLAETPTPPQTGPRRRFVKQKPQEVALDTQQARPSPATRTGFAAASRGERSSAVLRKLAQIESKFHSRKARRDVGQAPTTDEEISLSDFSRSPEPRPGGQGGLGKATGLKETAAPIRGSSQGGTEGRRQAPPKELGEQEDLLARKKWIRSPPTPPSSRPRSPLPGKTFLKRPTPRSPSPPGKHPPARLSRGALRSSTPAGSSSPDASSVPPREASLSERSVVRSLDELFLAAGGGPSDDDSSSSSDFRVNVLSLDDLAPAAASQTEVSGEAPAMPMESKEELGASPFAAVSQSPFKAQSPPRRVAASLEEEEEEEEEEEEEEEETEEDDDPGDTEISERLNSTSAGSSHPEEEDEEEEEENPTSAEYSEDFESLAASREQPSSRDPSGAGAPSEHPASSSLTCPPGGARTTCLPVRILMKDAAVQTGRSSLAYCWLQALTTYSPAVFALNELLKQNVLLIRQFADAARQLHASWVASLEEQRGFHYHTLEEAKEYIERHKPPPLTVEQAVRELERQGQAAF
- the C18H19orf44 gene encoding uncharacterized protein C19orf44 homolog isoform X2 encodes the protein MAVRRAEGRSAALARAQAQLTGRRLTGREELDGAPRNRLAALEPSKSPGLSAVHMASDLSDLSDLGRRELEGASLAETPTPPQTGPRRRFVKQKPQEVALDTQQARPSPATRTGFAAASRGERSSAVLRKLAQIESKFHSRKARRDVGQAPTTDEEISLSDFSRSPEPRPGGQGGLGKATGLKETAAPIRGSSQGGTEGRRQAPPKELGEQEDLLARKKWIRSPPTPPSSRPRSPLPGKTFLKRPTPRSPSPPGKHPPARLSRGALRSSTPAGSSSPDASSVPPREASLSERSVVRSLDELFLAAGGGPSDDDSSSSSDFRVNVLSLDDLAPAAASQTEVSGEAPAMPMESKEELGASPFAAVSQSPFKAQSPPRREEEEEEEEETEEDDDPGDTEISERLNSTSAGSSHPEEEDEEEEEENPTSAEYSEDFESLAASREQPSSRDPSGAGAPSEHPASSSLTCPPGGARTTCLPVRILMKDAAVQTGRSSLAYCWLQGDAPAALGEAGSLLETPPIASHVVSLETLEALTTYSPAVFALNELLKQNVLLIRQFADAARQLHASWVASLEEQRGFHYHTLEEAKEYIERHKPPPLTVEQAVRELERQGQAAF